GTGAGAAGTACCAGAGGAGAGGAATGAAAGCCCTGCTTGCCCAATCGCATTTTGTTGGTCCCATGCCACTTCTCGATCCTTCAAGGCATGAGTGCATAACGATGCTGAATCAATTCAGAGGTCGGGCTTGTTCAATCAAATAAACCTTACTAAATAACTGTaccattgcatttttttttcaaactctaCGAAAATTGGATAATTCTGAAACCTTGCACTCACAAAAACTACACCAAAAATTGATAAGTATGTGTTCGCGAAAAAAATGGTAAGGTGTCAAAGCAAACCTCTTTTTATTCAAAACGGTAAGGTGTCAAAGCAAACCTCTTTTTATTCAACaccatcatattttttttatctaatcaAAGATTGGgaattccatttttttaaaggaaGGGAATTCCAATATTTGACTCCATTAataaatggtactccctccgtctcattttaagtgtaaCCAAAGTTTCCGCGACTTTGATCGTCaatcttatttgattttttttataatttgtatttttattattataagatgataaaatataaatagtagtTTATAATGTCAAGATATTCCCATATAATTTTGCAGCAAGGGTTCACATATTCTGCATGGGTAGTTTTTTTTACAGGAAACAGTGAACTCTAGACGAGCTCAATTTATAGAATCTTCAACTTTAAATACAATGCAAATGGTTTCAACAAAAATCTAAGGATTTTTTTAAACGTTTGTAATAATGACATCTATCAGTACTCCACCaaatttcaactttaaatttatttttgagatATTTCAACTTTAAAATTGATGTGTAAATTGAGAAATATATAAGATTTGCGTATGAATAATTTCAAAcagttaaaaaataatttcaaatgTGTAAAGTATTCATATGTCATCCAAAAGGGGTAACAAATCTTTCCTCTATCGCTGCATGAAACCAACAGTGATGCAACTGCACTACAtactatacatatgtatgtagaACTGGACGATATTTATGTCCATACGACCATACAGATATATAGAgtataaacaaacaaaaaattacCGCCGTGGATCAAGATAAAAATGACATTCCGGCGACGAAGAATACCCCAATTATGAACAGACCAAACAGCCCGATAGCCTGACATTGTAAAAAAAAGCATCAAGGATTAATGCAATTATCACGCTTAACTCCAGCATAATTAAACTAAAATCCCTAAACAAAATGTTGAAAACATATTGATTCTTTGAACGAATTGCATTGAACATACAGAgttacttccttcgtttcacaatgtaagtcattttagcattttccacattcatattgatgttgatgaatctagactgacttacattgtgaaatggaagAAGTAATTAATAAACGGGCGATACCACAAAACCATATACCGTTACAACGGAATAGTTGATGTCAATATAATACCGTAGGTATCACATATCATGATACTCCGTGGTTATCTCTGATACCAAACATAATAGCCCGTAGGTATCTGATTTGATAGCTAGGTATATATCATGTTGAACTAGACATGATGCCCTCATTGATCATCATGACGTCAATTATTTTGTTGGAGTGGTATTCCGTTATCATGATATCAACTATTTCGTTGAAATGATGTACCGTTAATAAATTACTTACTGTGCCATCACATTGTTGGTCAGGAGGATcacggcgagctcgtcggccaTCGGAGTTGCCCACACCGGTGcgaagtggcggcggcggcggtggagggttCTCGTTTGCATCTCCACtgggctgtggcggcggcggcggcggcggccctaactgcgccgccgccttcgccgcctcgTACTGGCGCTCGTCGTCGAAGAAGGCCTCCATGCCGGCGTGGTACCAGTACTCGCCCACGCGTCCCTCGACCTGCGAGTACCCGCCACCGGTCCGCGACCTCGGTAGCCGCGAGGAGACGGcgggccagccgccgccgccggcggcggcgatggcgtcggggttggtgacgacgacgacgcggcacGGCGATCGGCAGATGCAGCAGAGGCGGTTGTTCTGGAAGACGCGGATGTGGAGCGCGCATCCGGCGCAGACCTCGCCGTGGCCGCACGGCCCGATCGCCGCCCACTCCAGGGTCTCCATGCACACCGCGCAGCttcggcggccgccggcggcggcggcggcggcggcggcgtcgatgtcGATGACGTGGCtgtggtggtcgtcgtcgttcgTCAGGTGAGGCTGTGCCGTGGTTGGTCGCGCCGGAGACGACgagcacgcggcggcggtggcagcggcgttCTCCACGTGGACatggtcatcgtcgtcgtcgttcgcgTCAAATTTTGGCATATCCGGTCAACGAGATTAGAGATGAGCTCGTAACTGAGCAGGCGATATATGCGTGCGTATATACGTATCGTCGAACTTGTACCGGACCTGTACGAATTTTGAGAGGTTcgttatacatttttttaaaaaatttacatagGAGTAATTATTTATCTACTTGTAGATGAGCCCATAACTACTATACGTACGTATATTCGCGTGCAACGCGCACTCACGAGCCAACCAAAAACCAAGTTTCATTTTGTAGCTAGCTACCACCCTTGCACGTAAAAAAAGCGTTCAAATTCAAAGTTCAAACCTGAAAACGAATACGTATGCAGCTTCAGCTTTAACCTTTATTACTACTACCGCTGCTGCATCCCTCGCTTGTGAACTGTGATATCTTGTCGCCCACTTACGCCTACACAaccacacaacaaactcctccATCCTGCCAAGAACGAACGCTCCTGCACCCCATGTCTCTTCCCAAGAGCAGCGCGGACATGGCGGCGCACGTCGACGGCGAGTgcccggcgcgcggcggcaccgcggcggcgtccgcgcgagccgcgccgccctcctccagccgccgccgccgccgctactgcAACGGCGTCTACCTGGTACGTACGCTATCAGCTATCTACGCAACACAACCACACCTGCTGTGTTCTTTAAGTCCAAGTTCTAAGTCTCACTCTATCGTTTACCAAACGGTgcgtgttttaaaaaaaattctatagaaaagttgtttcttttaaaaaaaattatattgatcaatttaaaagttttttttaagctaataactaattaattacGTATTAATCTATTACTCCGTTTTAGTTTTTAACCCTCACCTAAGAACACAGCCGATAATTATTCCATCGGTTCTTGATCTGCATCATATCGGTGGGTGGCCGGGTTGATCATAGTTCGATTTGCAGGGTTTCTTGGTGTTCATCGTGCTGTTCGGCTTCATCATGGGCGCTCTGGTGGCGGAATCGATGGGGAATCGTCGCGGgaaggtggtggtgatggtgctgTGCCCTCTGACGTTTGTGTTCTTCGGAGCTTGTATGTttcacatggagtggactactgCCGTTATCAACCATGAGCTGGAGATGAtggtttgatcgatcgatcgatagggCAAGCAGTTTAATTACAAGTTTGGTAGTGCTACGTAGTGCTAGTTTCAGGCAAGCAGCGTACCTTGTAATTTTGCAAGTAGCTTCAGGCAAACAAAGTGTTGGTTTGGTATAGTGCTACGTAGTGCTAGTTTCAGGCAAGCagctacttccttcgtttcagattataacactttctagcattgtccacattcatatatatattaataaatctagacatattgttgacgaaaaaatcgaacacactggcctgggagatctgcttaactcctgtgtaggtccaaagattaatgagatgcgggcgtgccagtcagtttgatcctgcaactgacaagatatgtaaacaacaGATAAAAcagtcgatcggctgacaagccgatgtagTGATTCCAGCCGAtgtcgataatagccgatgccgataccagccgatagcgatagggtttaagcaatcggctatatgtccaatgtagatgatgatataaaggcaatcggctgttGATAATAAAGTATAACAACAATAtagtccagtataaaccaattgGCTAACAATGACATGATAGAATAAGTACTGATCtgatggttaaagcatacatcggctggaggtctgttgtcataaaatccacaagattagattaaacgaTAAAATCTTTGTTGCGATAGGCTAAATCCAATATGTAtacaatccttataagccgatgcaacgcccagataactcatcggctgaaaccccgatgaaacccttattggcagtcaaaagcaggctagagattatagttctaagcacgacttagtagatcaaacttaactgatgcagcactaaatatgaaaagaaacataatctctagacaatcaagccgttgactaagttttcagggtggtagatgtctaagctaatctaatctagcaacgcgatttagccgataccggcagaaaccctaaaacgagaagcagccgatagagctaaattgatatgctaagactagattaacagagacatatgataaataggtaggcaaatatatcatccaaaccagagcaatccaagaggtcgaatgttctgatgcagccttgaacgacgccgaagtagacgatacaattgacTGGACCGATgaaacattggacttatcccttcgctggagatcgaaagccgatgcagccccgcgtcgggtgccaagttccgccggaacgtaaaaacaaaagtagaagtaaaaagggtggcgatgcgccgaattgtattgatcgtgaagataattacatagaccccgagtgtacatatttatacccatgggttgatacaagtccttgtcagacaagaaagaaactatcctaaagataaaaggaaaagataaagtccttatcggacactaaacacactttcctaaagataaaatgaaactaacaaactatgtctaattaatagataaactgccatgccgcatccttattgaactcgaactcttctagataagcttcctttgattgatctgactccaccaagaacacgACAGCATGGCAACTTGATGACTCCCATCGGCTGCTTCCTTCAATCGGCTGATTCCAGTACTCTAAAGCCGATATTGACTCTAAaccgatgatgacttcgggctttaccaaatttcactgttaacacatatatgtgtgcctagattcattaatatctatatgaatgtggataatgctagaaagttttataacttgaaacggaggtagtacctcATAATTTTGCAAGTAGTTTCAGGCAAACATAGTAGTGTTGGTTTTCAACTAGTACCTCATAATTTTGGTAGGACAGTATCAATCCTCACTCTCCAGGTAGCAGAGAGTCTCCTGGTGTTCTTCTCCATTTCTAAGTGTTGTTAATTCTGTCATCCATGTGATGAGACGGGTTTAATCTGATCTCTGCAACTTATAGTCCGATTGGATGAATGGTTCGTTTGTTGATGAGTGTTTGTGTTACAAGTTTGCAACGCCAGAATCTTCTTTCCGATGAGCTCCAAGCCTTCACACACATTCACATTTCACAGCCTCGCATCGCATGAGCGGATGAGCCTCTGCACGCTGCTGAACCAGCAGCCTTTACCCGCTTGGCCGCTTCTGCCACTTTCACAGGAGGTTCAGTGCAAGTGCAAGTGCAGGCCGTCCTGAATGCAACGGCTGCATTGCATAGAGACGCTTTAATTTGCCGTGTGTCCGAACAGAGGCAATGATCTGGGGTACACTATCGACGGCGAAAAAGCGCCTCCTTCTCTCTTGCAGCGACATGCACTACCAGCTTAGCTAGCTGCTGCCTGTTGATGATCGTTGGAAGTATTCGATCGGtacctttcttctttttctagtGTCTGCTTTGATGCATTTGACCAAAAAACACCCAAAAGACCCCAGGAAACAGCGGTGACCGTGAGAGCTagtagttactccctccgtctaaaaaatggatagaatgtgacacatcctataataaataaaaatttgtccagattcattatctTAGAATAGATCATAttctattttaatttgtttttttacggaggaagtagctcttATGAAGGCCATgtgtgatgtaaaaaaaaaaagaaaaaaaaggccatATGTGGGAAATTCTCTCATGTTCCAAACTGTGTTATTTGTACAGATTGTACAGCATGATCAATACATGAAAACTACCGATGTATCCTCATGAAAAAGGAAATGTTTTCTTAGCCCCAATCCTTACAAATTCATAAGACAAAAGTCCACTTATCCATCTATTTCTTCTAACAAAATCGGTGTAGAGACTGAATTTATTTTCGTCATTTTAAACTAAATCATGTTACCTAAGAAAATAATATGATAGATCGCCCTTGCAAAAGTACCCAACAACCCAAATTACTATCCATTTATTTTAAACCCAATAAACTACATCTTAACCGGGCAGGGCTCTGTATACCTTGTTACACCCTCTTATCAATATTTCTCACAAGGCAAAGCTTTTGCCtctgttaaaaaaaaccaataaaCTACCATCTAGTaattatttatattaattttttgaAAATGCTACTACCTCCATTGAAAACACAATAACTTAGGATACCTGCTATATTTTGAGAACGagtaactccctcctttcaccgaaaagttattatattttggaacggggtAGTAATAAAACATTCAACAAAATGTATGTGCGCTGCTGTGTttcaaaaaaagataaatccaAAAATGGTAATAATACAAATCGTATAGCTGTaaatctttacctattataaaagtttgagaTGTTTTTGCCATATTATTTGGTCCATCAATTAGAATCCCAATCGCTTCCGTCGTCGTTTTTTTTTCAGCCTAAGCatatgtttccttttttttttgttctcatGACCGTAACGCATCGTCGCCTACTATTCGTTTTTTtcgtctcctttttttttgattCGTTTTGTCGTGTTTTTTTGCTGTTTTTATCcggtttctttttcttcattgtttgTTTTTTCCCGATTCGGTTTTTTTGCTAGGTCTCTTTTTCGcttttttcacccggttttttaTCTCATCCGATCTGTTGCATGCTTCCGTCACCGGACCAAACCCTTACGCCGCCGCCACTTCGATCTGTCTCCCCATGCGTTTTCTCCTTCAACtgattgcaaaaatcgattctccacttctctctcatcatttttcTCATGATTTCTCCTTTCGATTCGGTTTTAAATATCTAGATTTATCAGTCACTAATTATGGTTGGCCGACCTTTTTATCCCAACTTTGTGAATTCATTTTGATTTTGGGAAAACGAAAAGATGATATTGAGTGTTCCCCGCCGACCGACACCCTTCTCCCCACCCATTGGCGAATGCCCTGATGTTTGGGTTGAGATGAGAGTAGAGGGGAGTGAGGTGGAAGAAGATTGCTGGTTGGCTTGTGGGGTCCACGTAGGCCCTATActgactcagccaccacgtCAACAAAACCGTTTTGCAAGATTAGGGGTTCAGGTCGTTTAAAACTCAACGACAAgataagggaccttagatgaacttttTTGGGAGATGAAAAAACTCCAGCCTCATGGGCCTGCGCACATGACCCATAGGCAGGCGACACCGCGTGCACGCCCTCCGCCTCCCCAATCCGTCCCgtctcctcgcccgccgccctcgactCCCGTCTCCTCGCCTGCCGctggcgccgatctccatcctgctagcagaggtggcgccggcgtcctcctcctgctcccgcCGCATTCGCTCACCGGTGAGCATTCTAATCCATCCCatccggcctcggcctcggcctcgaatttcgtctcctcgcccgccgcttgcgccgatccccatcctgCGAGCAGAGGTGGCGCCCGGCGTCCTCCTTCTAGCTTCCACCGCATCGTCGCTCGCCGGTGAGCATCCCTCCCTACCCACACCTCATCAGGTATTCTGCGTTATCCCTCaaaaagtttgggggttcaacCGAAACAGGGTTAGATCTGCCTCTGCCCAGCTCCACCTACTTTCAagttgttaattttgatttccgTTTTTAGCATATGTAATTTGGTTACTGAATCTCATCCAAACACCCTTAGAACGAAAAATGTAAGCTCACATAATTTGTACTCATCCAAACTCACGTAAATTTCTTAAGAAGAATCTAGACCACAAACTACCCATAGTCACACAAAATATCTTTTTATCAAGGTATATTCTTATAAGTAATTTTTATTCCACAAAATTTTCTAAAGGACATACTGTGACACTTGGCATTAATctaatttaacttttttttctttatcagGTTATAAATTTTCTAAGACATTTGTGCCACTTGGCATTAATCTAATTTAACATTCTTTCTTTATCAGGTTATAAATTGAAACCATTGAACGTACTTTGTCTTCCCGTCCCTAAAACATTGTGATATATCTATAatattttactattttttattttaaaaataatttagactAATAATATAGATATTTAAATTAGGTAATTAATAAATTCAAATCAACTATAGTTtagaataaaaaacaaaatgataTATGCCAAGTACAATCTAATAACAATAGAATGTTAGAAACAATATGAattcaatatttttataaattttaggtaCAATTCATACATAAaactaaagaaaaatataaatttatatataattgagaacataataaaatgtaagttaaaattattaaaggaaaaatattattaataaaCAATGATGTTGATCTATTACGTATTATTTATTAAGTGTCAATAATTGAAATGGATGATTTACCATGTGACagattaattattaaaattataaaattatattgttttcatccgttgcaatgcacgggtattttgctagtaaaataaaaaaatactaggattacaaaataacaaaattacctttttttttcttttgcaaatttAGAATGGCAACAACCATGCTCAAACTAACCTACTCTTAAAACCCCTAATTAAGCCCCTTTGTCCCGAGACCCGACGCAAAGTGGAAAAGCTCTCCCGATACTACCTCCTTTCCTTTTCCTCCGCTCGGCGCGACCCATCTCCGATGGCGATTCCGGCGGAGGTGCGCCGCTACTGGCTGcccatcctcctcgccgccgtcgggttcctCTTCCAGCTCCTCGTCCTGCCCATCTCCTTCCCGCCCACCCACTACTACGGTGAGTTCCCTCGTCCCCGGGCGCCCGTTTCAAATTCCAGTTTCCCCCAATCTGGTCTCGTTTTTGagagattttgtttttttcttcggTTGGTTGGATATTTTAGCGCTTGGGATCGAGAGGTTCGCGCCGGTGGAGAGGGTGGTGGAGGCCTACGAGCAGCTCTCCAAGGAGTGGTGAGTGTGGTCGATCCGAATTTGCTGATGATTTTGGGGTTTATTTCTGCGGTGTGCTTTGTTCGATGCAGTATGCGGAACCAAATGCAGTTCACAGGCCTGGTTTAGTGATATAGGAATAATCTAGTGTGATATGATCTTAACGTGCACATCTATTTGGAGAGTACCAGTTTGGTAGTGCTGATGTACTTGTCTGTGACGGATTTCACTGCTTTTATTACTGTAAAATTTAGTCTAATTTAGTTATTTCTCGTATGGGAGATGTTAGTTAGCGATGATCATACTTAGATATGCTTTAGATATGCTTACAAAAGAGTTCTAAATCTGAGATATCTGtaaaaacaataatttttctCACCTGAGCACTTCGGTAAGGTACTTTTAAGTTTTAACTAGTGAAATTACTTGTAAGTGGACGCCAAGCTTAGGTTTTGGTGAATTACGACTCAATGAGGCTCTTCAAATGCTTTCCAATTTCCAAACCTGAAATCGAGAATGCGTGTGCCAGTTATATTTCACTTTAGCAATGCATGCTACTTTAATTTCATTTTGCATATATCCATTGTGGTAAACTGAATGATTGTTTTCTCAATGTCAACTCAGGCTCGCTGAGACGAATCAGCAAACAACTGTTGATATTATAAAGGTAAGATCAAACCCCATTATCCAGTGGCTAGCCACTATAATGTTGTAAAATGCAGATAACTTTTTCCAGGGGAAGTTTTTCAATAACGTACACATGGGTCCTGAAACAGCCTTCCATTGTAAATTGTAATACCTTGAATAAATACAACATTTTTGTGTCTCCGTGGTTTCTATTTCAAAGTTAAAACTGAAGGGATTACATGAACTTTTGTACCACACATCTTCAGCCATTAAACCTTATCTATGTTCTTTTCAGATATGTTCAGGGCCATCCTTTTGTTAACATGGAACTTTGCAATCTTCTTGTATTTTATGCAGATTCGTTATGCATATGAACCTTATCTATGTTCTTTTCAGATATGTTCAGGGCCATCCTTTTGTTAACATGGAACTTTGCAATCTTCTTGTATTTTATGCAGATTCGTTATGCATATGAGCTGTTGACAAATCCAATTTTGAAAAGGGATTATGATCTTTTTGGTCTGGACCATCATAAGgtggttctctctctctctctctctctttgtgtgtgtgtgtgcaggtTTACGTGTTTGCACAAGTAACAAGTTTTTCTCAATTAATTTTTTGTTTCTGGCTAACCTTCACTTATTCGTTCAATCATGATTCATGGTAGGATGTCCTTGAGAAAGTCAAAGAACAGTATCAAAAGGAACACTTTTTGAAAATAGATCTCCCCTTGTTAAAGGATTCTTCAGTTCGTAAGTTGTCTATATAATTTCTTAGAATTAGGATTGATGTTCATTGGTTTTTCTATCTTAACATTAAACTATGTCCATTCCATAGAATCAACTGATTACGCCTTCAACGTACTGGGCTACGAGTCATTCATGCATACTATTGCTGACGAACACCCACTGCTCATAATGGTAGGTTATGCTATTACTGTAGGCTTCAAGTGTTCTATTTCACATTATATTCACACAGCTCTTAAGAATATTCTTTTGTAGGAATACTGGAAACAATATCCTGCTTCTAGCTGATTTTTGTTCTACTATGTAGGTGTATTCAAAGGGTAGTCCTCGGTGTGCTCAATTTATTGAAAAATGGAAGCAAATCGGTACGTCTTTCACATTGAATTAGTTGGCATTTGGTGCAGTGCTGCCTTTAACTACATGTTTATACATTTCATGAAAAATTAGAACCAACATTCTTCCTTTCATAGTTAGATATATGCTGTAAGGAACTGAATTGCAATAAATCCCAGTTAGTATTATTTATGTAGGATTAATAGAAATTAGAGTTGGTCTCTCCTTCCCCCACTTTAAACTGCCATTTTATATatggggcatttgcaaatttgccactagttttttcaatattgcaaggataccactcgaatgacagttctagtggtttttttgcaattttctagtggcagtcttgcaataacgattcaaagtagtggtaaatttgcaattgccccttTATATATAGATGCATGTCAGGTTCTTCTATTAAAATGATTTGGATGACATAAATTTTTGGCACTTCTgagcattttattttatttatattttaaggcTGGGATCCTATGTAAGGTATGTAAACTTAGAAGTCACCTCGGTCTTTTCAGCAGTACTTTGATGGATATGCTGATAGTTGAGTTAACAAAATCTCCTTTGCCAAATAACTTGGTGTTGTTAATGTAAATACAGCTACTTGCTAAGAATGGAAAACTGTATCCTTCTGTAGAGGAAAGC
The window above is part of the Oryza sativa Japonica Group chromosome 7, ASM3414082v1 genome. Proteins encoded here:
- the LOC136357198 gene encoding uncharacterized protein → MPKFDANDDDDDHVHVENAAATAAACSSSPARPTTAQPHLTNDDDHHSHVIDIDAAAAAAAAGGRRSCAVCMETLEWAAIGPCGHGEVCAGCALHIRVFQNNRLCCICRSPCRVVVVTNPDAIAAAGGGGWPAVSSRLPRSRTGGGYSQVEGRVGEYWYHAGMEAFFDDERQYEAAKAAAQLGPPPPPPPQPSGDANENPPPPPPPLRTGVGNSDGRRARRDPPDQQCDGTAIGLFGLFIIGVFFVAGMSFLS
- the LOC107276821 gene encoding uncharacterized protein, whose product is MSLPKSSADMAAHVDGECPARGGTAAASARAAPPSSSRRRRRYCNGVYLGFLVFIVLFGFIMGALVAESMGNRRGKVVVMVLCPLTFVFFGACMFHMEWTTAVINHELEMMV